CGCGGTCCAGCACGTCGGCCGAGTTGCCCGCCTCGCGCACCGCGGACGTCGCGAACGCCATCAGGTCCTCGCAGCCCAGTCGCTCCGCCGCCGCCTTGGACGCGGCGACGGTGCGCACCAGCTGGTCGGCGCCCGCACGGCCGAGCATGCCGGAGCCGTCCAGCTGCTCCGCGAGGCGCAGCACGGACTTCTCCGAACTCATCGGCGTCGGGTGGGCACCCCGATGAGCGTCCACCACCAAGAGGTGGACGGTGTTGGACCCGACATCAAGCACCCCTAGGCGCACGCGGTGCACCGTACCCGGTCGGGATTGTCAGGATTCGAACTTGTAGCCCAGTCCGCGCACGGTCACCAGGTGACGGGGCGTCGACGGGTCCGGCTCGATCTTCGAGCGCAGCCGCTTGACGTGCACGTCCAGGGTTTTCGTGTCCCCGACGTAGTCCGCGCCCCACACCCGGTCGATCAGTTGGCCACGGGTCAACACCCGGCCGACGTTGCGCAGCAGGTACTCCAGGAGGTCGAACTCCTTCAGCGGCAGGTTCACCTCGCCGCCGTCCACCGTCACCACGTGCCGCTCGACGTCCATCCGCACCGGCCCCGCCTCCAGGACCTGCGGCAACAGCTCTTCGTTCTCCCCGCCGCGGCGGAGCACCGCGCGGATGCGGGCGATCAGCTCACGCGCCGAGTACGGCTTGGTGACGTAGTCGTCCGCGCCGAGCTCCAGGCCGACCACCTTGTCGATCTCGCTGTCCCGCGCCGTCACCATGATCACCGGCACCGTGGACCGGGCGCGCAGCTGCTTGCACACGTCCGTGCCGCTCATCCCGGGCAGCATCAGGTCGAGCAGCACGATGTCGGCGCCGTTGCGGTCGAACTCCTCCAGCGCTTCCTGGCCGGTGGCCGCGAGCGCCGCGGTGAAGCCCTCCTTGCGCAGCAGGAAGGCGAGCGGATCGGCGAAGGACTCCTCGTCCTCCACGATGAGCACCCTGGTCACAGCTCTCCTCCGTGTTTGCTGACCGCACCGCTCGGCACGGATCTCGCCATTTCCTGCCTGGACATGTCCTTCTTGGGCAGGTCTTTCCTGGGCAAGTCCTGGGTGGGCTCGTCCTGGTCGGGATGAGCCGGGATGCGCAGCGTGAACGTCGAACCGGTGCCCGGCAGACTCCACAGCTTCACCTCGCCGCCGTGGTTGTTGGCGACGTGCTTGACGATGGCCAGCCCGAGCCCGGTGCCGCCCGTCGCGCGGGACCGGGCCTTGTCGACCCGGTAGAAGCGCTCGAACACCCGGGTCTGCTGGTCCTCGGCGATGCCGATGCCGCGGTCGGTGACGGAGATCTCGACGAACCCGTCCACGAGCTTGCGGCTGACCGACACCGGACTGCCCGGCGGCGAGTACGCGACCGCGTTCTCCAGCAGGTTGCTCAACGCCGTGACCAGCAACGTCCGGTCGCCCTCGACTTCGAGCCCGGCGGGCTCGTCGGTGGTGATCTGGATGCCGGCGGACTCGGCGGACAGCTTGGACCGGCTCAGCGCCTCGTCCACGACGACGTCGACCTCCACCGGGCCGAGCTCCGGCAGCTTCTCCGCGCCCTGCAAGCGGGACAGCGCGATCAGCTCGGTGACCAGCGTGCCCAGCCGGGTCGCCTCCTGCATGATCTTGGCGCTGAACCGGCGAACCTGCTCCTGGTCGTCCGCGGCGTCCAGCACCGCCTCCGCCAGCAGCGCCAGCGCGCCGACCGGGGTCTTCAGCTCGTGGCTGACGTTGGCCACGAAGTCGCGCCTGGTCGCCTCCAGCCGGACCGACTCGGACTCGTCGGTGGCGTCCACCACGACGAACCCCTCGGTGAGCACCT
This is a stretch of genomic DNA from Saccharothrix ecbatanensis. It encodes these proteins:
- a CDS encoding response regulator transcription factor, translated to MTRVLIVEDEESFADPLAFLLRKEGFTAALAATGQEALEEFDRNGADIVLLDLMLPGMSGTDVCKQLRARSTVPVIMVTARDSEIDKVVGLELGADDYVTKPYSARELIARIRAVLRRGGENEELLPQVLEAGPVRMDVERHVVTVDGGEVNLPLKEFDLLEYLLRNVGRVLTRGQLIDRVWGADYVGDTKTLDVHVKRLRSKIEPDPSTPRHLVTVRGLGYKFES
- a CDS encoding sensor histidine kinase, yielding MTATGYLVLSIGVLLIGGMAFLIGRTTARPGETRPKGLTVADLMAMVVNSSPDGIAVLNGFGDVVLHNDRAEELGVVRNNRVDERARRAAELARRNGGVISVDLSTLEVVKGRHPAAVHATVKVLTEGFVVVDATDESESVRLEATRRDFVANVSHELKTPVGALALLAEAVLDAADDQEQVRRFSAKIMQEATRLGTLVTELIALSRLQGAEKLPELGPVEVDVVVDEALSRSKLSAESAGIQITTDEPAGLEVEGDRTLLVTALSNLLENAVAYSPPGSPVSVSRKLVDGFVEISVTDRGIGIAEDQQTRVFERFYRVDKARSRATGGTGLGLAIVKHVANNHGGEVKLWSLPGTGSTFTLRIPAHPDQDEPTQDLPRKDLPKKDMSRQEMARSVPSGAVSKHGGEL